A genomic stretch from Candidatus Flexicrinis proximus includes:
- a CDS encoding circularly permuted type 2 ATP-grasp protein, translating to MINRAIQYYHDLLVGGLAEETHQRIVDEQRKRRLYFGSVPVCRVLRPHFYTKDAWDYMRDRTALILSAFRKVHDAAMNDIKVRQQLDLEPYEEEMLQVDKDARIDTPWTSSRLDSFFRPETGYLRFVEYNAETPAGIGYGDTLTSMFEDLEVFKRFQKKFNIHPTRGMGHLLDCILRGYREWGGHDHPQIAVIDWATVPTRNEHYMSAEFFESHGYKTIVTEPEAMEFRDGGLYVGDFKVDIIYKRVLCTELIHQLGMESDVVRAVRAGAVFITNSFSSKLLAKKASLAVLSDEVNAHLFSPKELEAVLAHIPWTRRVQDRKTTYDGKQVDLLDWIANNRDKLVIKPNDEYGGSGVVIGWEVDSERWNAAIKHAMTTPHVVQERVLTIERDYPAWIDGRLDISKRFVDADPYVYYGERIEGCLTRLSGSALLNVTAGTGSVVPVFVIDPVS from the coding sequence ATGATTAACCGAGCCATCCAGTATTATCACGACCTCCTGGTGGGTGGGCTGGCAGAAGAGACGCACCAGCGGATCGTGGATGAGCAGCGGAAGCGCCGGTTGTATTTCGGTTCGGTGCCGGTGTGCCGGGTCCTGAGGCCGCACTTCTACACCAAAGATGCCTGGGATTACATGCGGGATAGAACCGCGCTGATCCTGAGCGCCTTCCGCAAAGTCCACGATGCCGCGATGAACGATATCAAAGTCCGGCAGCAGCTCGATCTCGAACCGTACGAGGAAGAGATGCTGCAAGTCGACAAGGATGCGCGGATCGATACGCCGTGGACCAGCTCGCGGCTCGATTCGTTCTTCCGCCCTGAGACCGGATACCTGCGGTTCGTCGAATACAACGCCGAAACGCCGGCTGGAATCGGATATGGCGACACGCTGACCAGCATGTTTGAAGACCTCGAAGTCTTCAAACGGTTTCAGAAGAAGTTCAACATCCACCCGACAAGGGGTATGGGCCACCTCCTCGACTGCATTTTGCGCGGCTACCGCGAATGGGGCGGCCACGACCACCCGCAGATCGCGGTGATCGACTGGGCCACCGTGCCGACCCGCAACGAACACTATATGAGCGCCGAGTTCTTCGAGAGCCACGGCTATAAGACGATCGTGACCGAACCGGAAGCGATGGAATTCCGGGACGGCGGGCTGTATGTCGGCGACTTCAAGGTCGACATCATCTATAAGCGCGTGCTTTGCACCGAACTGATCCACCAGCTCGGGATGGAGAGCGATGTGGTGCGGGCGGTACGCGCCGGCGCGGTGTTCATCACCAACTCGTTCAGCTCGAAGCTGCTGGCGAAAAAGGCGTCACTGGCCGTACTGAGCGACGAAGTCAATGCGCACCTGTTCTCGCCTAAAGAACTCGAAGCCGTACTCGCCCATATCCCGTGGACACGGCGCGTGCAGGACCGCAAGACGACCTACGACGGCAAACAGGTTGACCTGCTCGACTGGATCGCCAACAACCGCGACAAGCTGGTGATCAAGCCGAACGACGAATACGGCGGCAGCGGCGTGGTGATCGGCTGGGAAGTCGACTCCGAGCGCTGGAACGCCGCGATTAAACATGCCATGACAACACCTCACGTGGTGCAGGAACGGGTACTGACCATCGAGCGCGACTATCCGGCGTGGATCGACGGGCGGCTGGATATCAGCAAGCGCTTCGTCGACGCCGATCCGTATGTATATTACGGCGAACGCATCGAAGGCTGCCTGACGCGGCTGTCCGGGTCGGCGCTGCTGAACGTGACGGCCGGGACGGGTTCAGTCGTGCCGGTGTTCGTGATCGATCCGGTGAGCTAG
- a CDS encoding alpha/beta hydrolase has translation MNRGATVAQAHDFTHQYAESEDGVTFVLLHGTGGDEYALIGLGNALDADAGVMSPRGKILENGSPRFFRRLAEGVFDMEDLVFRTHELADWIEAAAAEYGIDRDTLVAVGYSNGANIAASMLLLRPETLKRAILLRPMVPLVPESAPDLTGATVHIAAGASDPLIPLKESERLADLLKSYGAEVTFVRQPTGHQLVNADIAAAREWLQHITNA, from the coding sequence ATGAATAGAGGCGCTACGGTGGCACAGGCACACGATTTCACGCATCAATACGCCGAGTCGGAAGACGGCGTCACCTTCGTGCTGCTGCACGGGACGGGCGGCGACGAGTACGCGCTGATCGGGCTGGGCAACGCGCTCGATGCCGATGCCGGCGTGATGAGTCCGCGCGGGAAGATCCTCGAAAACGGCAGTCCGCGCTTTTTCCGGCGGCTGGCCGAGGGTGTGTTCGACATGGAAGACCTGGTCTTTCGCACCCACGAACTGGCCGACTGGATCGAGGCGGCGGCAGCGGAATACGGGATTGACCGGGACACGCTGGTGGCGGTCGGTTATTCGAACGGCGCAAATATCGCAGCAAGCATGCTCCTGCTGCGGCCCGAGACGCTCAAGCGGGCGATCCTGCTGAGGCCGATGGTGCCGCTGGTGCCGGAGAGCGCCCCTGACCTAACCGGCGCAACGGTACACATCGCGGCCGGTGCCAGCGATCCACTGATTCCATTGAAGGAGTCAGAACGGCTGGCTGACCTGCTCAAGTCATATGGCGCAGAGGTCACGTTCGTCAGACAGCCGACCGGCCATCAGCTGGTCAACGCAGATATTGCGGCCGCGCGGGAATGGCTGCAGCACATAACCAACGCCTAG
- a CDS encoding M23 family metallopeptidase — protein sequence MFNEPPIQPDDTRPTMTVPMVGADAPARRGSRIFGVLSLVGALGFAAATIALLLTNSGSAPTPQPDTGESVAELLPTASPTQPQLTSEPVPGVSPTPEIIFIPAELVPTIDGSQLVSLLSSPVEAVGGPNPFVISRDALNPFTIIPDRPRNRIIDYVIQRGDTVSDIALRFNLEQDSIAWSNDRSKLWTLIPGDVLLIPPVDGVVRIAVGEDTVASIAEYYGIENPYTIIDTDYNQLEGYTPDMRLPSGMRIFVPGGKGENINWAPALVQGTSGGGASGSNAPANTVSFPAGPGSCGAQPIGPSSGWQRPLNSYTVTRGYADWHPGIDLAAGEGTPVMAANSGRVIFAGWSTWGYGYAIVLSHGPFTSLYGHLSAYNVSCGQVVSMGQIIGAVGTTGNSSGPHLHFELMYNGIRGNPAATIPF from the coding sequence ATGTTTAATGAACCCCCCATCCAGCCAGACGATACCCGTCCGACCATGACTGTCCCGATGGTTGGTGCCGACGCCCCGGCGCGCCGGGGATCGCGCATCTTCGGCGTACTAAGTCTGGTGGGTGCGCTTGGATTTGCGGCGGCAACGATCGCGCTGCTTCTGACAAATTCCGGGTCTGCGCCTACTCCACAGCCCGATACAGGCGAGTCGGTGGCTGAACTGCTCCCTACCGCGTCACCGACTCAACCACAGTTGACCAGCGAACCGGTTCCAGGCGTCTCTCCCACCCCCGAGATCATCTTTATCCCCGCCGAACTGGTGCCAACCATCGACGGTTCGCAGTTAGTATCGCTCCTGAGTTCTCCAGTGGAAGCAGTCGGTGGCCCGAATCCGTTCGTAATCAGCCGCGACGCCCTCAATCCGTTCACCATCATTCCCGACCGGCCGCGCAATCGGATCATCGACTATGTGATTCAGCGTGGCGACACCGTGAGCGACATCGCCCTGCGCTTCAATCTTGAGCAGGATAGTATCGCCTGGTCCAATGACCGCTCGAAACTCTGGACGCTGATTCCGGGCGATGTGCTGCTGATTCCCCCGGTAGATGGCGTTGTTCGTATCGCCGTCGGCGAGGATACTGTGGCATCGATCGCCGAGTACTATGGGATCGAAAACCCGTACACCATCATCGACACCGATTACAATCAGCTCGAAGGCTACACGCCCGATATGCGCCTTCCGAGCGGGATGCGCATTTTCGTTCCCGGCGGAAAAGGCGAAAACATAAATTGGGCGCCTGCGCTCGTTCAAGGCACGTCAGGCGGCGGGGCCAGCGGATCCAACGCGCCCGCCAACACAGTATCGTTCCCGGCAGGTCCGGGAAGCTGCGGTGCACAGCCGATCGGTCCGTCATCCGGTTGGCAGCGCCCGCTCAACAGCTACACCGTAACCCGCGGCTACGCCGACTGGCATCCGGGAATTGACCTTGCTGCCGGCGAGGGCACGCCCGTCATGGCTGCGAACTCCGGGCGTGTAATCTTCGCGGGGTGGAGTACGTGGGGCTACGGCTATGCAATCGTTCTATCGCATGGGCCGTTCACGTCGCTCTATGGCCATCTGAGCGCCTATAACGTCAGTTGCGGGCAGGTCGTCAGCATGGGGCAGATCATCGGTGCAGTTGGAACGACCGGCAATTCTTCCGGCCCGCATCTTCACTTTGAGCTGATGTACAACGGTATCCGCGGCAATCCCGCCGCAACTATCCCGTTCTAA
- a CDS encoding rhodanese-like domain-containing protein, whose translation MKKTLQDLLEEANAVVKALTPDEVKSVLTEGSAVFVDLREESERIRNGIIPGAVHVPRGLFEWAVDQDTTYTIEAFASGQQVVLYCSHGLRSAMSARLAQEMGAENVAHLAGGFTAWKSADGTIEPYSGT comes from the coding sequence ATGAAGAAGACGCTGCAGGATCTGCTCGAAGAGGCGAATGCGGTCGTCAAGGCTCTAACGCCCGACGAGGTGAAATCCGTGCTCACGGAGGGGAGTGCAGTGTTTGTTGACCTGCGCGAGGAGAGTGAGCGTATTCGCAACGGCATTATTCCCGGCGCCGTCCACGTTCCGCGCGGGCTGTTCGAATGGGCGGTCGATCAGGACACGACCTACACCATCGAAGCCTTTGCTTCCGGCCAACAGGTTGTGCTGTACTGCTCGCACGGGCTGCGCTCGGCGATGAGCGCCAGGCTGGCTCAGGAAATGGGCGCGGAAAATGTCGCGCATCTGGCCGGTGGCTTCACGGCCTGGAAGAGTGCAGACGGCACGATTGAGCCTTACAGCGGGACGTAG
- a CDS encoding ATP-grasp domain-containing protein codes for MTTILAMSSYFKGDDLLRECRRQGARTILLTEEKLKDDPWPRESIDEVFLMPNLGKLPDMIYAVSYLARSEKIDRIIPLDEYDVEMAAILREHLRLPGMGTTQTKNFRDKLAMRQVVASAGIREPNFAPVINHDSIREFTERAPGPWVLKPRLEAGAMGIKRVSNTDELWHFIHDLGDQASFRVLEQYVPGDVYHVDALTVHGETIFVNVSRYGRPPLNVSHDGGVFTTYTLPHSDPDAEALIRMNRQVIEALGHRHGPTHAEFIKSYDDGGFNFLEIAARVGGAHIADLVAATTGVNLWAEWARLEIATARGEQYHLPPVKHLNGGLLVCLARQQWPDLSGYDAPEVVWKMHKEQHAGVIVVSEDQGRVEELRLEYQERFGRDFLAVAPAKEGHHQ; via the coding sequence ATGACCACCATTCTGGCGATGTCGAGCTATTTCAAAGGTGACGACCTGCTGCGTGAATGCAGGCGACAAGGCGCACGCACGATACTCCTGACAGAAGAGAAGCTCAAGGACGACCCGTGGCCGCGCGAGAGCATTGATGAAGTCTTCCTGATGCCGAACCTCGGCAAACTGCCGGATATGATTTATGCCGTCTCGTATCTGGCGCGTAGCGAAAAAATCGACCGGATCATCCCGCTCGACGAGTATGACGTCGAAATGGCGGCGATACTGCGCGAGCATCTTCGCCTGCCGGGGATGGGCACGACCCAGACCAAGAACTTCCGCGACAAGCTGGCGATGCGGCAGGTCGTGGCGTCGGCAGGCATCCGCGAGCCGAATTTCGCCCCGGTCATCAATCATGATTCGATCCGCGAATTCACGGAACGTGCTCCCGGGCCATGGGTGTTGAAACCCCGTCTGGAAGCTGGCGCGATGGGAATTAAGCGGGTGTCCAATACAGACGAACTGTGGCACTTCATCCATGACCTTGGCGACCAGGCGTCATTCCGCGTGCTGGAACAGTACGTGCCGGGTGATGTTTACCATGTGGACGCTTTGACCGTACACGGCGAAACCATTTTCGTGAACGTGTCGCGGTATGGCCGCCCCCCGCTGAATGTGAGCCATGACGGCGGTGTCTTTACGACCTACACGCTCCCCCACAGCGATCCTGATGCCGAGGCGCTGATCCGCATGAACCGCCAGGTCATCGAAGCGCTCGGACATCGGCACGGACCGACGCATGCGGAGTTCATCAAGAGCTACGACGACGGCGGATTCAACTTCCTCGAGATCGCAGCCCGGGTGGGCGGCGCGCATATTGCCGATCTGGTTGCGGCGACGACGGGTGTCAATCTCTGGGCGGAATGGGCGCGACTGGAAATCGCTACCGCACGCGGGGAACAGTATCACCTACCGCCCGTAAAGCACCTGAATGGCGGCCTGCTGGTGTGCCTCGCGCGGCAGCAGTGGCCGGACCTGAGCGGCTACGATGCGCCGGAAGTCGTCTGGAAAATGCATAAGGAACAGCATGCCGGCGTGATCGTGGTCAGCGAAGATCAGGGCCGCGTTGAAGAACTCCGGCTGGAATATCAGGAGCGGTTTGGCCGCGATTTCCTGGCCGTTGCACCCGCCAAAGAAGGACACCACCAGTAA
- a CDS encoding esterase family protein translates to MNREFHRWYSPSLQRHMDMLIFGHAGARVLVFPTSRGRFFEWEDRGIWKNLSWLIDGGHIQVYCVDSVDAESWYNRSAHPGARAWRQTQYDNYLYNEVLPLSQSKNSNPFMITMGASFGAYHAMNIGLKHPDAVGRILAMSGLYDISYWADGFSGEHVYLNNPMWFIPGENDPRRLALLQKLDIIMVAGTDDPLVERSRQMSRVLWSKGIGNALREWNGWNHDWPYWEQMIRLYIGGHD, encoded by the coding sequence ATGAACCGAGAGTTTCACCGCTGGTACAGCCCATCGCTGCAGCGGCACATGGACATGTTAATCTTCGGCCATGCGGGCGCGCGCGTCTTGGTCTTCCCGACCAGCCGCGGGCGCTTTTTTGAATGGGAGGATCGCGGGATCTGGAAGAACCTGTCGTGGCTGATCGACGGCGGCCACATCCAGGTCTACTGCGTGGACAGCGTCGATGCTGAGAGCTGGTACAACCGCAGTGCCCATCCCGGGGCGCGGGCGTGGCGCCAGACACAGTACGACAATTACCTGTATAACGAAGTCCTGCCGCTGTCGCAGAGCAAGAACTCCAACCCGTTTATGATCACGATGGGCGCGAGTTTCGGCGCTTACCACGCGATGAATATCGGGCTCAAGCACCCAGACGCAGTCGGTCGCATCCTCGCTATGAGCGGGCTTTACGATATCAGCTACTGGGCAGACGGCTTCAGCGGTGAGCATGTGTACCTGAACAATCCGATGTGGTTTATCCCCGGGGAAAACGATCCGCGGCGGCTCGCGCTGCTGCAAAAGCTCGACATTATTATGGTTGCCGGAACGGACGATCCGCTGGTAGAGCGCAGCCGGCAGATGAGCCGCGTGCTGTGGAGCAAGGGTATCGGTAATGCCCTGCGCGAGTGGAACGGCTGGAACCACGACTGGCCGTATTGGGAGCAGATGATCCGGCTGTATATTGGCGGACACGACTAG
- a CDS encoding ring-cleaving dioxygenase — translation MQVHGIHHVTAVTAKIQENVDFYTRLLGLRLVKKSVNQDDTSAYHMFYADKLGTPGTDMTFFDWPQTPRDIKGTDSIANTMFRVNGRAALEYWVARFDERGVTHKGIESFAGRDILRFEDAEGQQMTLVDDQGSVFEGEVWDGAGVPTEHAIRGFFGVTLSVPSLERFEPIFTQLMGWEAITTLPSLDNPGEKVAIYAMDGGGPGKEVYVIEQPSARRAMLGHGGVHHVAFRVTNHGEQDGWLEKLNSLGVRSSGLVERYYFRSLYFRISNGILFELATDEPGFAVDEPVETLGQRLALPPFLEPQRAQIEAGLKPV, via the coding sequence ATGCAGGTTCACGGAATACACCACGTCACAGCGGTCACGGCCAAGATCCAGGAAAACGTCGACTTCTATACGCGGCTGCTGGGGCTGAGACTGGTCAAGAAGAGCGTCAACCAGGACGATACGAGCGCGTATCACATGTTCTACGCAGATAAGCTCGGCACGCCGGGGACAGATATGACGTTCTTCGACTGGCCGCAGACACCACGCGACATCAAAGGGACAGACAGCATCGCCAATACGATGTTCCGCGTCAATGGCCGGGCAGCGCTGGAGTACTGGGTGGCGCGGTTCGACGAACGCGGCGTGACGCACAAGGGGATAGAAAGTTTCGCCGGACGCGACATCCTTCGTTTCGAGGATGCAGAAGGTCAGCAGATGACGCTGGTCGACGATCAGGGCTCGGTGTTCGAGGGTGAAGTGTGGGACGGCGCGGGAGTCCCAACCGAACACGCGATTCGCGGCTTCTTCGGGGTGACGCTGTCCGTCCCCAGCCTGGAACGCTTCGAGCCGATCTTCACGCAGCTGATGGGCTGGGAGGCGATCACCACCCTGCCGAGTCTGGACAATCCGGGCGAGAAGGTCGCGATTTATGCCATGGACGGCGGCGGGCCGGGCAAGGAAGTGTATGTGATCGAGCAGCCGAGCGCGCGGCGGGCAATGCTGGGTCACGGCGGCGTACACCATGTGGCGTTCCGCGTGACGAACCACGGAGAGCAGGACGGCTGGCTGGAAAAACTGAACAGTCTGGGCGTGCGCAGTTCCGGCCTGGTTGAGCGCTACTACTTCCGGTCGCTGTATTTCCGCATCTCGAACGGCATCCTGTTCGAATTGGCGACGGACGAGCCGGGATTCGCGGTGGACGAGCCGGTCGAGACACTCGGCCAGCGGCTGGCGCTGCCACCGTTTCTGGAGCCGCAGCGCGCGCAGATCGAGGCTGGGCTAAAGCCGGTCTGA
- a CDS encoding cystathionine gamma-synthase yields MTRYHLDTLAIHAGQEPDPSTGAIMTPIYQTSTYVQSAPAEHKGYEYSRTDNPTRTALQECVAALEGGKYGLAFSSGLAATDTILRLFNPGDHVIVGNDVYGGTFRLFMKVFARYGLTFSWVDLSDMEAVRAAFRPETRLLWLETPTNPMLRITDIAALAASAPEKVLVAVDNTFCSPAIQQPLLLGADIVMHSSTKYLGGHSDAVGGVLALNDTDIYAQLKFLQNAVGAVPGPMDCFLILRGLKTLGIRIERHSANALKVAQFLEDHPAVKQVIYPGLESHPQYTLAQRQMRFSGGMISVILDDAAQAKRMVTRTKLFALAESLGGVESLIEHPYSMTHASTADSDIAVPPALVRLSVGIENVDDLINDLRAALS; encoded by the coding sequence ATGACCCGCTACCATCTCGATACCCTTGCCATCCACGCCGGTCAGGAACCCGACCCCTCAACCGGTGCGATCATGACGCCAATCTATCAGACCTCGACGTATGTTCAGTCCGCGCCTGCCGAGCACAAGGGCTATGAATACAGCCGCACCGACAATCCGACCCGCACCGCGTTACAGGAATGCGTTGCGGCGCTTGAGGGCGGGAAGTACGGACTTGCGTTTTCCAGCGGTCTGGCTGCGACGGATACGATCCTTCGTCTGTTTAATCCGGGCGACCACGTGATTGTGGGCAACGATGTCTACGGCGGTACCTTCCGGTTGTTCATGAAGGTCTTTGCGCGTTATGGCCTGACCTTCAGCTGGGTCGACCTATCGGATATGGAGGCAGTCCGTGCCGCATTCCGGCCTGAGACCCGTTTGCTGTGGCTAGAAACGCCGACCAATCCGATGCTGCGGATCACAGACATCGCGGCATTGGCGGCAAGTGCGCCGGAAAAGGTGCTGGTGGCCGTGGATAACACCTTCTGCAGTCCAGCGATTCAGCAGCCGCTGCTCCTGGGCGCGGACATTGTGATGCACAGCAGTACCAAGTACCTGGGCGGACATTCCGACGCTGTGGGCGGTGTGCTGGCACTGAATGACACGGATATTTACGCTCAACTCAAGTTTCTACAGAACGCGGTAGGCGCGGTACCCGGCCCGATGGACTGCTTCCTGATCCTGCGGGGGCTGAAAACGCTGGGCATCCGAATCGAACGGCACAGCGCCAATGCACTCAAAGTCGCCCAGTTTCTGGAAGACCATCCCGCGGTAAAGCAGGTGATTTATCCGGGACTGGAGAGCCACCCGCAGTATACGCTGGCACAGCGGCAGATGCGGTTCTCCGGCGGAATGATCTCGGTCATCCTGGACGATGCGGCCCAAGCCAAGCGGATGGTGACGCGGACAAAGCTGTTCGCGCTGGCCGAGTCGCTCGGCGGCGTTGAGAGCCTGATTGAGCATCCATACAGCATGACGCACGCCAGTACAGCGGATAGTGATATTGCCGTGCCGCCTGCCCTGGTACGCCTGAGCGTGGGCATTGAGAACGTAGACGACCTGATCAACGACCTGCGGGCTGCTTTGAGCTGA
- a CDS encoding MarR family transcriptional regulator: protein MGTKYPGTEAEVRALDTYIKLTRAASTVLDRTNDHLASYGITTSQFGVLEALHHLGTLSQIEVARKLLLSTANITTVMQNLEKAGLIRRERDAADQRVVRVSITATGHYLVEKILPVHVAGIVADFSVLTPGEQETLAALCRKLGKGR from the coding sequence ATGGGCACCAAATATCCAGGCACCGAGGCCGAAGTCCGTGCCCTCGACACCTACATTAAGCTGACCCGTGCCGCCTCCACCGTCCTCGATCGCACCAACGATCACCTGGCCAGCTACGGGATCACCACCAGTCAGTTCGGCGTGCTTGAGGCGCTTCACCACCTCGGCACGCTAAGCCAGATTGAAGTCGCCCGCAAGCTGCTGCTCAGTACCGCCAACATCACCACCGTCATGCAAAATCTCGAAAAAGCCGGTCTGATCCGTCGTGAGCGTGACGCCGCCGATCAACGCGTCGTGCGCGTCTCCATCACCGCCACCGGCCACTATCTGGTCGAGAAGATTCTGCCTGTACACGTCGCCGGCATCGTCGCCGACTTCAGCGTCCTTACGCCCGGCGAACAGGAAACCCTGGCCGCCCTCTGCCGCAAGCTGGGCAAAGGACGCTAA
- a CDS encoding S8 family serine peptidase, whose product MPVLTSNYPAAQSGAPTLMSTPERVGALSEYTGKGITLAFIDSGFYPHPDLRGRIVTHIDATTDEITESSFIPKSMAFSWHGMMTSVICAGDGWRSGGKYKGIASGAELVLIKVSSPKNQIKEADILRGLEWVLAHHRRYNIRVVNLSVGGDYVSFDNQHPLHLVIKRLVDHGVIVVAAAGNRPVNHLLPPASSAEAITVGGLDDNNTSDRHEWRLYGHNSGLAYDGSAKPELVAPARWIASPIMPSTPVAWEAFWIGPLLHADARHPVRQLMESGSADKGLTKLFGHAYSENLLSTLQARAYEHKLIDAYHQHVDGTSVAAPIVTSVIAQMLECAPELTPAQVKAILIKTAHPLAGSAVERQGAGILDAAGAVRTVISEGPLANRGTV is encoded by the coding sequence ATGCCTGTCCTGACTTCGAACTACCCAGCCGCCCAGTCCGGAGCGCCGACCCTGATGTCGACGCCGGAGCGCGTTGGAGCGCTGTCTGAGTACACGGGCAAGGGAATTACGCTTGCCTTCATCGACAGCGGCTTCTATCCCCATCCTGATCTGCGTGGGCGGATCGTGACGCACATCGATGCGACGACCGACGAGATCACGGAGTCGTCGTTCATCCCGAAGTCCATGGCATTCAGCTGGCACGGGATGATGACGAGCGTGATCTGTGCGGGAGATGGCTGGCGCAGCGGCGGCAAATACAAAGGGATAGCCTCCGGTGCCGAACTGGTCCTAATCAAGGTGAGCAGCCCGAAGAATCAGATCAAGGAAGCCGACATTCTGCGCGGGCTGGAATGGGTGCTGGCCCATCACAGACGGTACAACATTCGCGTGGTGAACCTTTCGGTCGGAGGCGATTACGTCAGCTTCGACAACCAGCACCCGCTGCACCTGGTAATCAAGCGGTTGGTCGACCACGGCGTGATCGTGGTGGCTGCCGCGGGTAACCGCCCGGTCAACCACCTGCTGCCGCCTGCGTCTTCCGCCGAGGCGATCACTGTGGGCGGGCTGGATGACAACAACACGTCTGACCGGCACGAATGGCGGTTGTACGGACATAACAGTGGTCTGGCCTACGATGGCTCTGCCAAGCCGGAGCTGGTGGCCCCGGCGCGCTGGATCGCCTCGCCGATCATGCCCAGCACGCCGGTCGCATGGGAAGCCTTCTGGATCGGCCCCCTGCTGCATGCCGATGCCAGGCATCCCGTGCGCCAACTGATGGAAAGCGGCAGCGCGGACAAGGGTCTGACCAAGTTGTTTGGCCACGCCTACAGCGAGAATCTGCTGAGTACGTTGCAGGCGCGGGCGTATGAGCATAAACTCATAGACGCTTACCACCAGCATGTGGACGGCACCTCGGTCGCCGCGCCCATCGTTACCTCGGTCATCGCGCAGATGCTGGAGTGCGCGCCCGAGCTAACCCCGGCGCAGGTCAAAGCAATACTGATCAAGACGGCGCACCCGCTGGCCGGGTCAGCGGTTGAGCGGCAGGGGGCCGGAATACTAGATGCGGCAGGCGCTGTGCGTACCGTGATTTCCGAGGGGCCATTGGCGAACAGAGGAACCGTATGA